The DNA region TCGGGTAGCGGCCCCGGTTGGCCCCGCCCGTGAACCCGGTCATGGTCCGGCCCTTCACCCCGTCGACGTCGACGGGGACGACGCCCCGGTGGCCCCGCTCCAGGTAGATGAACGCGCCCCGGCTGTACGGGTCCGGGTCGTCGGTGTTGGCGCTCACGGCGCCCCCTCCTCGACCAGGGCGACGGGCGCCGGCTCGCCGCAGCAGCGGCAGCGCAGCAGCAGGACGAAGCGCACGAACGGTGCCCTGCGACCGTGCGGTGCCCGCTCGGTCGGGGCACAGCCGCAACGCTGAGCGTGCAGCCGCCAAGAGTGCTCCAGCACCTCGATCGAGGGCGGCACCAGAGGTGGGGCAGGTGTGCGAGCCATCGCGCTTCGTCCTTCCGTTGGCTCAGAGCTGGTTGTCATCGGGACCGCGCGGACGAGACCGCACGGTCTCATCTTTGGGCGGCCCCGCAGCTCCGGTCGGTGGACCAGCGCAGGCGGGAACCAGAGGTGACACTATCACCTGGAAGCACCCCAGGTGGTCGGACGTGGTACGGTTTCACCCGAGCAGCGCTTCGTCCCGTAGCTCAGAAGGTGAAGGTCCGGCCCCGGGGCGCCTCCGCTCCCCGGGGTCGTCGACCTCCCAGCGGATCTCATGGCCTAAGCCCCCGGGACGCCGGGGGCGGGGCCGCCCTCGACCACCCGCCGCAGGGCCGCGTCGGCCTCGCTCACCAACTGGTCGAGCGGCCAGCGCCGGGAGCGCAGGCAGTCCCGCTGATAGTCGGCCCACACCTGCCGCTCCTGGCTCGACATGCCCTCGAAGAACCGGGCCTTCTGGGCGAAGCCCGGGGCGAGGTCCGCCGTCTCGCGGGGGTCGCACAGCAGCAGGGTGCCTCGCTCGCTGGCGAAGTCGAAGCGGTTGCGCCACCACCCCGACCCCGCGTGCGGGTAGGGGAGGACGACGCAGCCGCCGACCTCGCCGTAGCGGGCGACGACCTCGGCCTCCTTGATCTTGCGGGCGCGCGCCCCGTACCGCTCGACCGGCCACGACGGCACCTGCTGGTCGAGGAACCTGGTCGGCTCGGCCAGCGCGGCCGACACCCACACCCGATCTCGCCACTCACGTGGTGCTGGCACCGCGAGCTGGCCCAACCGCTCGACGGCGAGGGCGCCCGGGTCGAGGAACACCGCCCGCTCCGGGGTCAGGCCGCGCACGTGATCGACCAGCAGGGCGCCGCCGCCCCAGTCGAACTTGGGCACCAGCGTCACCGGCCACGGGCGGTGCGCCAGGGCATCGAGGACGCGCAGCAGCTCGTCGAGGTGCGCCAGCGCCCAGGCGTAGCCGGGCTTGCCCGCCAGCATCGGCTTCACGAGCCGCTGCGGGTCGCGCCGGAGGTAGTCGACGTCGTGTGCGATCTCCCGCACGTTCCAGTCATCGAGGTAGAAGCCGAGCGCCCCGACCTCTCGCCTGGCCCGGCCGATCGTGTCGAGGGCGCCATATCGGTGGCTCGCCCCGATCTTGTTGGGGCCGATGACCCCGACGAGCACCGCGTCGTAGCCGCCCAACGGCTCGCCCGGGTCGACGGCCCGCTGGTCCACCTCGTGGCCCGCCCGCCGCAGCGCCTCGGGCAGCAGGTTGGCGAACGTCGCCATCTGGTAGAGGCCGGGCCGCCCCACCTGCATGGTGGTGAACCCGGTCATGAGCACGCGCATCGTTCCCTCGCTCTCGCAAGGGTGGTGCGCGGTACTCCCACCACCTCTGACAGCAGCCAGCCCTTCGGCCGACCTCACGCCCGGATTTCACGGGAGCATGAGCCCAGGTGTCAGCGTGGAGGCTACCGGGCTGTCAGCGGGCCGCAACAGCTCGGTGGGTTGCCACGCCCACGGGACCGTTGGCGGTCAAGCCTCGCTTGACCTCGGGGCCGAAACCGCTTGCCTAGACGTGCGTGGCCGGGTGCGTCTGGTCAGCCGAGCGGTGCGCGATCATGTACGGCGATGCTGTCCACCCTGGTGCCGATCGTCGCCGTCGCCGGTGGCCTGTTCGTGCTGTGGCAGGCGGCCCTGCGCTGGCGGGCCTTCGGGACCGACCAGGTGCGTGCCATCGTCGCCGAGGCGCGGACCACCTTCTACGACATCACGGCCCGCGGCGAGCTCGACAGGTCGGAGTTCCAGACGGGCGACCGGCACACGGTGGATGCCCGGCTGCAGGATCTCCACGGCCAGCTCCACGACCGCGTCCTACAGGACCGGGTCGACCACCTGCTGACGCACGTGCGGAGCGCCTGGGCGAGCGCCCCGGAGAAGTGGTTTGGCGTGGCCTGGGTCAGCGCAGAGTCGTCCGCCCGGGTCACGAGCGACTCGCCGGAGCGACAGGCACAGGTGCAGCGGCAGGTCGAGGCGGCCCGTGCCGGCCTCGTAGAGGTCGACAGCGTCATCGAGCGGTGCAACCAGCTCGACCGCTTGATCGTCCGGCCTTAGGCCGAGCCAGCCCGCTCGGCGTCTAACTCTTCGTCGATGACGAGCTGCGTCTCGGTGAACTTCTCGTCCAGGTAGGCGGCCTCGTCCTCGGGCGTCGGGGTGATGTCCGCCAGCTCCACGAACCGGGACGCTGCGGCGAGGTCCGGTGCCGGCCCGCCCGTCCGCTCGACGTAGGAGCGGCGGCCCGCCAGCAGCACCCGTGCCGCCTCGGACTCGACCGGGACGCGGGTCAGGACCGTGAGGCGGTCGGGGGACCACCGCCGGGCCTTCGTGGCGCGCACCTCGACCCGCTCGACGTACTGCTCCACGAGCGCCCGCTGCTCGGCCATCGCCAGCCCGGCGAACCCCTGCCGCGCGGCCCGGGACGTGGTGAGCTTCGTCACCGGGGCGGGCAGGCTGGACAGCTCCGTCCGGAGGTCTCGCTCCTGCTCGGCCAGGCGCTGGCGTGCCGTCTGGTACGTGGCGTCGTCCATCTCCTCGTCGGCGAGCCACCGGCCGTAGGTCCGCCGCTGCTGCTCGATCCGGCGCAGCCCCGCCAGCAGCTCGTCCCGGCGGTCCTCGTGCTCGTCGGTCAGGCTCAGGAGCCGGTTCAGCTCGTCGATGCGGGGCAGCAGCTCGCCCACGATGTAGCGCTCCGTCTTCTCGGCGGCGACCGAGCGCCCGCACCACCGGCAGTGGTACTCCTGGTGGGTGCCGCCGCCCCCGCCCATCTTGTCCTCGCAGTCGGGGCACCACAGCAGGCCGGACAACACGTACTTGCGGGCGTGGTGCCGGGGTGACTTGAGGGTGCGGCTGCCGAACAGGGCGCGCAGGTCGTCGCGCTCCTCCGGGGTGATCAGCCCCTCCCAGTTGCCCGGCCCGAACACCTCCCCCTGCCGGGTCAGCAGGCCGGCCAGGTGCGGCGAGGTGACGAGGTTGCGGATCGACGTGATCGCCCACCGCCGGCCGCCCTTGGGCGCCCTGACGTCCTCCTCGAACAGCCAGGTAGCGATCGAGCGCAGCGACTTCCCCGCCCGCACGTCGGCCAGGATGCGCTCGACGGTGGCTACCTCGTCGGCGGCGAACCTCAGCGTCTTCACGCCATTGACGGTCACCCGCTGGTAGCCGTAGAACCGGCCGCCAGCGGGCTGGCCCCGGTCGCCGTTGGCCTTCAACCTCTCCAGGACGTTGACCTTGATGCCCTCGACGTACTCCTTGGCGGCGACACCCTTGTACCGGGCCCCGGCGGACGCTCCCAGCCCGACCGACGTCCAGCCGTCCCGGTAGCCGTTGAACCCGGGCACGCCGGCCACCCGGAACACGGTGATCAGGTGCTCTAGCTCGTCGGGCCGGCGGGTGAGTCGGGGCTGGTCGCTCGTCACGACCTGCGTGAGCCTCCCCGACAGCAGGTCCGCCTTGAGCCGGTCGTAGTCCGGCCGGACGACGTCCTCCCGTTCACCGGAGGCGTCGGGGTCGACGTACTCGACCACCTCGCAGCCGGGATAGAGGCGTTTGGCGTGCTCCCGGCAGAGGCGCTGCTGCGTGCTGATGGACTCGTCCCGGCCCTTCAACCTGCTGAGCCGAGCGTAGGTACCGACGGTCTCTGTCACTTACCAATTCTACCTCTGTAGGTACCTAAAGGTAACTGGCTATGGGGCTACGTCACGTGGGATCGCGGTCCTCGCCTCATCCTGCGACCTGACTGGCCGCCCGAGCCGCAACACCCCGCCCCCTTCGACACCGGCACCCCGGCTCCCGAGCAGCCCCCGTCCCATCCTGCGACCTGACGGATCGTCAGATACGGTCTCGTCCCATGGCTGACGGGGAGACTCTGCGGAAGAACATCGAGACCTACATGGAGAGGTTCACGGCGGACGACCGTGAGGGGTGGTTGGACCTCTTCGCCGAGGGTGCCTGGATCGAGGATCCGGTCGGGACGCCGCAGCGGACCGGGCGTGAGGAGATCGGCGCCTTCTGGGACGAGACCCATGCCGTGCCGGACGCCATCGAGCTGCGGCCGCTGGGCATCGTGACCGTGATCGGCAACGAGGGCATCTTCACCATGCAGGCTCGGGCGACGCTGGGCGGCGCCGTGTTCGGGATCGACATCATCGACCTGATGACGTTCGACGACGAGGGCAAGATCGCCACGATGCGCGCCTTCTTCGACTCGACGGCGATGAAGCCCGTCGAGGACTAGCGGGCGGTCAGCCGGCGGCCGTGGTGCGGCCGGGGCGGAGCTCCTTGCGGAGGACGAGGCGCAGGCCCGACCAGGTGTCGTCGATGGCGCACACCTTGTTGTCGACCATGCCGGTGGGCAGGCCGACCTCGCGGACCGTGTCCTCGGTGATGTCGGTGGCCACGCCGGACGCCTTCTTGGGCCAGGCGATCCACAGGCTGCCGTCGGGCGGCAGGGCCCTCAGCAGCGCCGGCAGCCGCTTGGCGAAGTCGGCCCGGCGGGTGAAGAACGCCACGATCACGTCGAGCGGGAACCGGGCCCGGTGGCGCACCTCGACGCCCGGCGGCAGGTCGTCGATGGCGAAGCCGTCGGGCGCCTGCAGCACGGCGATCACGTGCTCGGGCTTGATGCCGAGCTTCTTGGCCAGCGGGGTGCCCGAGTAGCCGGCGGTCGGGGTCACGGGCGGCCGAGGACGCGGTCGACGGTGACCTCGATGGCGATCCGGTCGGCACGCTCGCTGGGCTGCCGGTAGCGGGACGCGTAGCGGCGGACGGCCTCAGCGACCCGGTCCGGGTCGTCGATGACCGACGCCGGGCCCTCGAACGTGAGCCAGCGGCCGCCGTCGACCTGGCAGACCGCTGCCCGCGGGTGTGGGCGGCGGGTGAGGTGCCGCACCTTCTGGGCACCGGCGAACGTGATGACCCGCACCAGCCCGGCGTCGGCGTCCCAGGTGAAGCCCACCGGGGCGACATGGGGCGTGCCGTCCGGGCGCAGCACGGTGAGCGTGGCCAGGTGCCGCTCGGAGGCGAACTTCTCCACCTCCGGCGGCAAGGTCCGTAGATCGAACGGCATGGCGCGAAGTCTGCTGCGGCCGTGCGTCAATCGCTCGTGATGGCGGCGAGGATCGGCCGCCGCCCCGCCCACGCCGCCGGGATCAGCGCGGCCAGCAGGGTCAGCAGCCCGGTCAGCACCGTGACGCTCACCAGGCCGAGCCACCCGAAGAAGGGCACGACGAAGGAGCTGAAGCCGTCGTCCTTCATCGCCTGGGCGAGGATCCATCCGAAGAAGATGCCGACCGTGAGCGCGGCGAGCAGGCCGAACGCCGCGATCAGCAGGGCCTCCCAGCGGATGGCCGAGCGGATCTGCCGGCGGCTGGCGCCGACGGCCCGGGTGAGGCCGATCTCCCGGGTGCGCTCGAGGACCGACAGGATCAGCGTGTTCACGA from Acidimicrobiales bacterium includes:
- a CDS encoding recombinase family protein; this translates as MTETVGTYARLSRLKGRDESISTQQRLCREHAKRLYPGCEVVEYVDPDASGEREDVVRPDYDRLKADLLSGRLTQVVTSDQPRLTRRPDELEHLITVFRVAGVPGFNGYRDGWTSVGLGASAGARYKGVAAKEYVEGIKVNVLERLKANGDRGQPAGGRFYGYQRVTVNGVKTLRFAADEVATVERILADVRAGKSLRSIATWLFEEDVRAPKGGRRWAITSIRNLVTSPHLAGLLTRQGEVFGPGNWEGLITPEERDDLRALFGSRTLKSPRHHARKYVLSGLLWCPDCEDKMGGGGGTHQEYHCRWCGRSVAAEKTERYIVGELLPRIDELNRLLSLTDEHEDRRDELLAGLRRIEQQRRTYGRWLADEEMDDATYQTARQRLAEQERDLRTELSSLPAPVTKLTTSRAARQGFAGLAMAEQRALVEQYVERVEVRATKARRWSPDRLTVLTRVPVESEAARVLLAGRRSYVERTGGPAPDLAAASRFVELADITPTPEDEAAYLDEKFTETQLVIDEELDAERAGSA
- a CDS encoding nuclear transport factor 2 family protein — its product is MADGETLRKNIETYMERFTADDREGWLDLFAEGAWIEDPVGTPQRTGREEIGAFWDETHAVPDAIELRPLGIVTVIGNEGIFTMQARATLGGAVFGIDIIDLMTFDDEGKIATMRAFFDSTAMKPVED
- a CDS encoding DUF3052 domain-containing protein, with translation MTPTAGYSGTPLAKKLGIKPEHVIAVLQAPDGFAIDDLPPGVEVRHRARFPLDVIVAFFTRRADFAKRLPALLRALPPDGSLWIAWPKKASGVATDITEDTVREVGLPTGMVDNKVCAIDDTWSGLRLVLRKELRPGRTTAAG
- a CDS encoding PPOX class F420-dependent oxidoreductase translates to MPFDLRTLPPEVEKFASERHLATLTVLRPDGTPHVAPVGFTWDADAGLVRVITFAGAQKVRHLTRRPHPRAAVCQVDGGRWLTFEGPASVIDDPDRVAEAVRRYASRYRQPSERADRIAIEVTVDRVLGRP